The following are encoded in a window of Thermococcus sp. MV5 genomic DNA:
- a CDS encoding class I SAM-dependent methyltransferase: MIPSIDEIKEFLKKLGFDEKSINELVEQIEYFETEALERDDIVRDYLKDECIETIVNDIVREILKLNRENIKILDVAAGSGFFTERVRRKLEESRVKTDVYALDITPSMLKRLNEKGIAPIWGVAEKIKESIEIANEHYGINAPKEFNIVLSTLAFHHFLNPDRVLESIKSVLKEDGKVIIVDVLKHEHEELKETLKDTHLGFSLEEIKKIGSKVFKNVRAEYMDVYCEVGDIIVGLYKGVFA, translated from the coding sequence ATGATACCAAGCATAGATGAAATTAAAGAATTCTTAAAAAAGCTCGGCTTTGACGAGAAGTCAATAAACGAACTCGTTGAGCAGATAGAATATTTTGAAACCGAAGCACTGGAGAGAGATGACATAGTGCGAGACTATCTCAAAGACGAGTGCATAGAAACAATAGTCAACGACATCGTTAGGGAAATACTAAAGCTGAACAGAGAAAACATTAAGATTCTTGACGTCGCAGCTGGCTCAGGGTTCTTCACAGAGAGAGTCAGGAGGAAGCTCGAAGAGAGTAGAGTCAAAACAGATGTGTATGCTTTAGATATAACACCAAGCATGCTGAAAAGGCTTAATGAAAAAGGGATAGCCCCTATTTGGGGAGTTGCCGAGAAAATTAAAGAGTCAATTGAGATTGCCAATGAACACTACGGCATAAATGCTCCAAAAGAATTCAACATCGTGCTTTCCACTCTGGCGTTCCACCACTTCCTGAATCCTGACAGAGTATTAGAGAGCATAAAAAGCGTTCTAAAAGAAGATGGTAAGGTAATAATAGTTGACGTCCTCAAACACGAACATGAGGAGCTCAAAGAAACTTTAAAAGATACTCACCTTGGGTTTTCACTGGAAGAAATAAAAAAGATAGGCTCAAAAGTATTCAAAAACGTGAGGGCAGAGTATATGGACGTGTACTGTGAAGTAGGAGACATCATAGTTGGCCTTTATAAGGGAGTATTTGCATAA
- a CDS encoding class I SAM-dependent methyltransferase, which produces MSTPAKKYDRFSKIYDLFESPMEMRAFSKYRKKALSLAKGKVLEIGIGTGKNLPYYPEGVEVIGIDFSRGMLEKAEKRKKELKLDNVKLLHMDAQNMEFDDNTFDTVVSTFVFCTVLDPIKGLKEVYRVLKPGGTAIFLEHMKSNSRLLNIPLYLMEPFIKTLLGTSMLRETQKNIDHAGFKIEKVENLFFDIVRLIIATKPADK; this is translated from the coding sequence ATGAGCACTCCAGCAAAAAAGTATGATCGATTTTCAAAAATTTATGATCTTTTTGAGAGCCCTATGGAAATGAGAGCATTTTCGAAATATAGAAAGAAAGCTTTAAGCTTAGCCAAAGGCAAAGTTCTTGAGATTGGTATTGGAACTGGAAAAAACCTTCCATATTATCCAGAAGGGGTCGAAGTAATAGGTATAGATTTCAGTCGAGGAATGCTTGAAAAAGCTGAAAAAAGAAAAAAAGAACTTAAATTAGATAATGTTAAGTTGCTCCACATGGACGCTCAAAATATGGAATTCGATGACAATACCTTTGATACTGTTGTAAGCACCTTTGTTTTTTGTACAGTTCTTGACCCAATTAAAGGACTGAAAGAAGTGTATAGGGTTCTGAAACCAGGAGGAACTGCCATATTTTTGGAACATATGAAAAGCAACTCGAGGCTTTTAAATATCCCCCTCTATCTCATGGAACCTTTCATCAAAACACTTCTCGGCACTTCAATGCTCAGAGAAACTCAGAAAAACATTGACCACGCAGGTTTTAAGATAGAGAAAGTCGAGAATTTATTCTTTGATATTGTGAGGCTCATAATTGCCACAAAACCTGCAGACAAGTAA
- a CDS encoding cystathionine gamma-synthase — protein MRFSTKAIHVGEDPSEMQHGDVVSPIHLSTTFAKRNIREVEEGYIYSRSGNPTRDSLERKLATLENAKYGLAFSSGLAAESTILLALLKKDDHIVAFDDLYGGTKRLFNRVMERFGIEFTYVDAREPEKVRSAIKENTKMIWLETPTNPLLKLADIKAISEIAHERNLIVVVDNTFASPYFQNPLDLGGDIVLHSVTKYLGGHSDVVGGAVMVNDDEIYEKLKFHQNAVGAILSPFDSWLVMRGIKTLAVRMERHEKNAVKIAKYLEEHPLVERVYYPGLPSHPQHELARRQMKGFGGMLSFELKGGLEEAVRFVESLDIFALAESLGGVESLIELPAIMTHASVPKEEREKVGIRDSLIRVSVGIEDVEDLLEDLKRGFEAVRK, from the coding sequence ATGAGGTTTTCAACCAAAGCTATTCATGTCGGTGAAGATCCAAGTGAGATGCAGCATGGCGATGTTGTTTCCCCCATTCACCTCTCGACCACTTTTGCGAAGAGGAACATAAGGGAGGTTGAGGAGGGCTACATCTATTCGAGAAGCGGCAATCCCACAAGGGACAGCCTTGAGAGGAAGCTAGCAACACTTGAAAACGCGAAGTACGGGCTGGCTTTCTCTTCTGGGCTCGCGGCTGAATCCACGATACTTTTAGCCCTGCTCAAAAAGGACGACCACATTGTGGCTTTCGATGACCTCTATGGGGGAACAAAAAGGCTCTTCAACCGAGTTATGGAGCGCTTTGGGATTGAATTTACTTATGTAGATGCAAGAGAGCCTGAAAAGGTTAGAAGTGCAATAAAAGAAAATACAAAGATGATTTGGCTCGAAACCCCTACAAATCCCCTTTTAAAGCTTGCTGACATCAAGGCAATATCTGAGATTGCTCATGAGAGGAATTTAATCGTGGTTGTGGACAACACATTCGCAAGTCCCTACTTCCAAAATCCCCTCGACCTTGGGGGGGATATAGTACTCCACAGCGTTACCAAATACTTAGGAGGACATTCCGATGTTGTCGGAGGAGCCGTGATGGTAAATGACGATGAGATTTATGAAAAGTTGAAGTTCCATCAAAACGCAGTCGGTGCAATTTTGTCACCTTTTGACTCCTGGCTCGTTATGAGGGGTATTAAAACACTTGCTGTTAGGATGGAGAGGCACGAGAAGAACGCTGTGAAAATTGCGAAGTATTTAGAAGAACACCCATTGGTTGAGAGGGTTTATTATCCAGGCTTGCCTTCACATCCACAGCACGAGCTCGCAAGGAGGCAGATGAAAGGATTTGGGGGAATGCTCTCATTCGAGCTTAAAGGTGGCCTTGAGGAGGCAGTAAGATTCGTGGAGAGTCTTGATATATTCGCTCTGGCCGAGAGCCTTGGAGGAGTTGAGTCGCTCATAGAGCTCCCGGCAATCATGACCCACGCATCAGTTCCGAAGGAGGAGAGAGAGAAGGTCGGCATAAGAGACTCACTCATCAGGGTTTCGGTTGGAATAGAGGACGTCGAGGATCTCCTTGAAGACTTAAAGAGAGGATTCGAGGCGGTGAGAAAATGA
- a CDS encoding SHOCT domain-containing protein, whose amino-acid sequence MLNERYARGEIDDEEYEKRKRKLLEG is encoded by the coding sequence ATACTTAATGAGAGATACGCAAGAGGAGAGATCGACGACGAAGAATACGAAAAAAGAAAGAGAAAGCTTCTAGAAGGTTAG
- a CDS encoding cytochrome C biogenesis protein produces MKGKVILILFSVLSMGKGVLAESVSEFTGLTTFSVIALGILNAFRPSVFLMIVFLLSMIALLDENKILKVGLSFTAGAFLGYTIIASALMNLHGKFLFLKYFVVAFGIMVGIYKILSSLGHVKISPNNPLRERSNRILEKATSPPSAFLVGGLMSFFSLSCILPSYLLVTSLLSDGFSLGVRAALLAIFIGISVFPLVLVTLGFHYGNKYTRLGMAVDTLSKMSGRGDLAMGVILVTVSVLYLLFLG; encoded by the coding sequence ATGAAAGGGAAGGTTATTTTAATATTGTTTAGCGTACTGAGTATGGGGAAAGGAGTCCTAGCGGAAAGTGTTAGTGAGTTTACTGGTTTAACTACCTTTTCAGTAATAGCGCTTGGGATTTTAAATGCATTTAGACCTTCTGTTTTTTTAATGATAGTATTTCTCTTATCAATGATTGCTTTGCTTGATGAGAATAAAATCCTTAAAGTTGGTCTTTCATTTACTGCAGGTGCCTTTTTAGGCTATACCATAATAGCTTCTGCTTTGATGAATCTTCACGGAAAATTCCTGTTTTTAAAGTATTTTGTAGTGGCTTTTGGAATTATGGTAGGAATTTATAAAATACTTTCTTCACTTGGACATGTGAAAATCTCTCCTAATAATCCTTTAAGAGAAAGAAGTAATAGAATACTGGAAAAAGCGACTTCGCCGCCTAGTGCTTTTTTAGTAGGAGGTCTCATGTCTTTCTTCTCACTTTCATGTATTCTTCCTTCATACCTCTTAGTGACTTCTCTCCTTTCGGATGGATTTTCACTAGGTGTTAGAGCGGCTCTTTTAGCTATATTTATTGGTATATCAGTTTTTCCTTTGGTCTTAGTCACTCTAGGATTTCATTACGGCAATAAGTATACAAGACTTGGAATGGCAGTCGACACACTCTCAAAAATGAGTGGAAGAGGGGATCTAGCTATGGGTGTGATCTTGGTGACTGTGAGTGTTCTTTACCTTTTGTTCCTTGGATAG
- a CDS encoding heavy metal translocating P-type ATPase yields MDDVKDYEEMEIGHKSSEHKEARHQHEESKKHEHHEMHRHEMEEEKHEHINHEHGEHKHSHAEHHKMMMEDFKRRFIVSAILTIPILLLSPLIQRFIGFTLTFKGDHYVLFALSAVVYFYGGWPFLNGMVDELKKKLPGMMTLIALAITVAFSYSVAVTFGLPGKTFYWELATLIDIMLLGHYIEMRSVLGASRALEELIKLMPTDAHLITPGGIKDVPVSELKRGDVVLVKPGEKIPSDGIIIEGETSVNEAMLTGESKPVYKKPGGTVIGGSINLEGSIKVRIEKTGKDTYLMQVVELVRQAQETRSKTQDLANRAAFWLTLIAITAGSATLGTWLYLGKPFVFALERMVTVMVITCPHALGLAVPLVVSVSTSISARKGILIRNREAFERAKDVQVVVFDKTGTLTEGKFEVTDIIPLDELGDDEILKYAAALEGHSSHPIAQGIVEKAKELGLELYEVEQSKVLPGKGVQGVINGKEIFVVSPGFLKEKGLWKEDGRVNKVLEQGKTVVFLVIDGKLAGALALADKIRPESREAIKRLHEMGIKAYMLTGDNSKVAKWVAEELSLDGYFAEVLPHQKSEKVKELQEKGFIVAMVGDGINDAPALIQADVGIAIGAGTDVAIESADIILVKNDPRDVITAIHLARATYGKMVQNLAWATGYNTFAIPLAAGTLYNYGILLSPAVGALLMSLSTVIVAINARFLKV; encoded by the coding sequence ATGGATGATGTTAAAGATTACGAGGAGATGGAAATTGGGCACAAGTCTTCCGAACACAAAGAAGCGAGGCATCAACATGAGGAAAGCAAAAAGCATGAACATCATGAAATGCATAGACACGAGATGGAGGAAGAAAAGCATGAACACATAAATCATGAGCACGGAGAGCACAAGCATTCGCATGCAGAGCACCATAAAATGATGATGGAGGACTTCAAGAGGAGATTTATAGTCTCTGCCATACTTACAATTCCAATACTACTCCTATCCCCTCTGATCCAAAGGTTCATTGGTTTTACATTAACGTTTAAGGGAGATCACTATGTCCTGTTTGCACTTTCAGCGGTGGTATACTTCTATGGTGGCTGGCCATTCCTCAACGGTATGGTAGATGAGCTTAAGAAGAAGTTGCCAGGAATGATGACACTAATTGCTCTGGCAATTACAGTGGCATTTTCATATAGTGTTGCAGTAACCTTTGGATTACCCGGAAAGACCTTCTACTGGGAGCTTGCGACGCTTATTGACATCATGCTTTTGGGGCACTACATAGAGATGCGCTCTGTTCTCGGTGCTTCGAGGGCTTTAGAGGAGCTAATAAAGCTCATGCCAACTGATGCTCACCTAATAACTCCTGGGGGAATAAAAGACGTTCCAGTGAGCGAGCTTAAGAGAGGAGATGTAGTCCTAGTTAAACCTGGCGAGAAGATACCCTCTGATGGCATCATAATTGAGGGAGAGACAAGCGTAAACGAGGCAATGCTTACCGGTGAGTCAAAGCCCGTCTATAAGAAGCCCGGCGGCACTGTTATCGGTGGCTCAATAAACTTGGAGGGCTCAATTAAAGTAAGGATTGAGAAGACGGGTAAGGACACTTATCTTATGCAGGTCGTCGAGCTTGTAAGACAAGCACAAGAGACAAGGTCGAAAACTCAAGATTTAGCCAATAGGGCAGCGTTTTGGCTCACACTCATTGCAATAACCGCTGGAAGCGCAACTTTAGGAACTTGGCTCTACTTAGGGAAGCCCTTTGTGTTCGCTCTCGAGAGAATGGTCACTGTAATGGTAATTACATGTCCCCACGCTTTGGGATTGGCTGTTCCTTTAGTGGTCTCAGTGTCAACATCGATATCTGCGAGGAAGGGAATACTCATTAGGAACAGAGAAGCCTTTGAGAGAGCAAAAGATGTTCAAGTAGTTGTTTTTGACAAGACGGGAACTTTGACCGAAGGAAAGTTTGAGGTGACGGACATAATTCCATTGGATGAACTTGGAGACGATGAGATTTTAAAATATGCAGCTGCCCTTGAAGGACATTCATCACATCCAATAGCACAGGGGATAGTGGAAAAAGCAAAGGAACTTGGACTTGAGCTCTATGAGGTTGAACAATCTAAAGTACTACCCGGCAAAGGTGTTCAGGGAGTTATTAACGGCAAAGAGATTTTTGTTGTAAGTCCTGGCTTTCTTAAGGAAAAAGGTCTCTGGAAAGAAGATGGGCGTGTTAATAAGGTCTTAGAGCAAGGAAAGACAGTGGTATTTTTAGTTATCGATGGAAAGCTAGCGGGTGCTTTAGCTTTAGCCGATAAGATAAGACCAGAATCGAGAGAAGCTATAAAGAGACTCCACGAGATGGGAATTAAAGCTTACATGCTCACAGGAGACAACTCTAAAGTTGCAAAGTGGGTTGCAGAGGAGCTAAGCTTGGATGGCTACTTTGCAGAGGTCTTGCCCCATCAAAAGTCGGAGAAAGTTAAGGAGCTTCAAGAAAAAGGCTTCATCGTGGCAATGGTTGGAGACGGAATAAACGATGCTCCAGCTTTGATTCAAGCTGATGTAGGGATTGCCATTGGAGCAGGAACTGATGTGGCAATAGAAAGTGCAGATATAATTTTAGTTAAAAACGATCCAAGAGACGTCATAACGGCAATACACCTTGCAAGGGCAACCTATGGAAAAATGGTGCAGAACTTGGCATGGGCAACAGGCTACAACACATTTGCGATTCCTCTGGCAGCGGGGACGCTTTACAACTATGGAATACTATTAAGCCCAGCGGTAGGTGCTTTGTTAATGAGCCTAAGCACAGTTATAGTTGCAATAAATGCGAGGTTTTTGAAGGTCTGA
- a CDS encoding PLP-dependent cysteine synthase family protein, whose product MVENYTKLGIYDDIVQTIGETPLVRLKKIEKYFNVKNELYAKVEFFNPGGSIKDRIGKYMIEGAKKEGKIVEGGVIIEPTSGNTGLGLALVAADEGYLTVFTMPDKMSLEKEFLLKALGAFVIRTPTAVALGDPNSYYKVAEAVRNLIWKKKRSVTREELKEIVEYVQKLVKEEKIDELRAILDERVKETPYAYIPNQYFNKYNPLAHYATTAREIWKQTKGSINYLFAGIGTGGTITGIGRYIKEKRNDVRIIGVDPVGSIYNLVKRGISLEEAIKKAHPYLVEGIGEDILPETVDLNLVDDIVIVNDQEAFAMTRFLARKEGILVGGSSGAALYGAIKYLKENGVKGKRVVIIFPDTGRNYLTKIFNDKWLLENGFEIDDEKVLEGLR is encoded by the coding sequence ATGGTAGAAAATTATACAAAATTGGGCATTTATGATGACATCGTACAGACTATCGGGGAAACCCCCTTAGTCAGGCTTAAAAAGATAGAGAAGTATTTCAACGTCAAGAATGAGTTATATGCTAAAGTAGAGTTTTTCAATCCTGGAGGAAGTATAAAAGACAGAATAGGCAAATACATGATTGAAGGCGCTAAAAAAGAAGGAAAAATAGTTGAGGGCGGAGTTATAATAGAGCCTACTTCAGGAAACACTGGCTTGGGTTTAGCACTGGTGGCGGCAGATGAAGGATACTTAACAGTTTTCACGATGCCAGATAAAATGAGTCTTGAAAAGGAGTTTCTTCTTAAAGCCCTAGGAGCTTTCGTGATCAGAACACCTACTGCTGTTGCCCTAGGTGATCCAAACTCTTACTACAAGGTAGCTGAGGCTGTAAGAAACCTCATCTGGAAGAAAAAAAGGTCAGTAACTCGAGAAGAACTCAAAGAGATAGTGGAATACGTACAAAAGCTTGTAAAAGAGGAGAAGATTGATGAACTTAGGGCAATTCTAGATGAAAGAGTTAAAGAAACACCTTACGCTTATATTCCAAATCAGTACTTCAACAAATACAACCCTCTGGCACACTATGCGACCACAGCGAGAGAGATCTGGAAACAAACAAAAGGTAGTATAAACTATCTATTTGCTGGCATCGGTACCGGTGGAACCATCACTGGCATCGGACGCTACATAAAAGAAAAGAGGAATGATGTGAGAATAATAGGCGTTGATCCTGTTGGTTCAATTTACAACCTTGTAAAAAGAGGTATAAGTCTAGAAGAGGCCATTAAAAAGGCCCACCCATACTTGGTAGAAGGAATTGGAGAAGACATTCTCCCAGAAACCGTTGATTTGAACCTAGTGGATGATATAGTTATCGTCAATGATCAGGAAGCTTTTGCAATGACGCGCTTCTTGGCGAGGAAAGAAGGGATTCTAGTTGGTGGCTCTTCAGGAGCAGCACTCTATGGAGCAATAAAATATCTCAAAGAAAATGGAGTAAAAGGAAAGAGGGTCGTTATAATATTCCCAGACACCGGAAGGAACTATTTAACAAAGATATTCAATGACAAATGGCTTCTTGAGAATGGTTTTGAGATTGATGATGAAAAGGTTCTGGAGGGGTTGAGATGA